CAGAGAATATTAGAATTTTATGGATGTTTAAAGACCATCCAGTTCACTGTAGCATTAGCTGCAACTTCTACAGGCCTCAACTTTAGGGAGTGGAAACTGACTGGTCTTAAGGTTTTTATAAAACCCCATGAATCTACGAAATTAAGGTCTGAAGAGATGAACCAatctgcccaagatcacacaactaGTCAATCACACTGTTCTGACCAAAACCTAAGCCTCTAGTTTCCTAAGTCAAAGGTTCTTCTAATGTACGTCACTCATTCTAATTCACtcttaattttcatgtttttcttttaatctcacaAGCAGCAGTGAGACACTCTTTAGATATAGTGTCAGTAACCACTTACCGGTGAATTTGTGTAGTTCTTCTCCACTAGAATGTTTCTGGCACAGTTGTTGATATGTTTGAAGCGATCTGGTCCTAGCAGAACCCCTCCATACCAGCGCGATACCACCACCATGACATCTCTCACATTCAAAATCTGTTATTTTCAGAAGCATAATTATGTACAGATATGGACAAGTACAAATctgagttttaaagaaaaatgaaaaaatatatatacacatatataaaattgcACATAAAATTTCCCCCCGACTTTAATGGCATAACCATGAGTGAGCAGAGTGAGGTTAGTAACAACTGAGGGGACAGATGTTAGAATGAGAAGGGAATTTGGAAAACACTGTGCTCCACAGTGTCCTCAAATTCTAAACCTGGAGGCCACCAGTCAGAGTGAAGGGGAGGTCATACAGTAGGTTACGGTTCTTGGTAACTTCAACCAGAATAGCTGAGCTTAGGCAGGTTTCTACTCATACGTCAAACAGCAGCACAAAACCTGCTTTTGAACAAACCGCTAGACAGAACTGAGGCTGTATGAGTAATCTCTGGTGCCTACCAGTAAGGTCTTCCACAGTTTGACATTTGTTAAATGTTCCCCTTAACATGAAGCCCACCGGTCTACAGGCCTGACCCCCACAAAGTTCCTATCAAGGGAAGGGCCTGGTTAGAAAACAAACCTCTACATACAATGGCAGAAGAAACTACAGCGGCTACCTTAGGGAAAAAAACCAATCCATTCTTAAAATTAATGAACAATCAATGATCACCAGATAGATGAAGAAAATCCAGCACCATGAAAGAGAAAGGGCAAGAtaaacaaactaaaatggacaaggagaaatttaaggaagaaaacatCTGGAAAAAAAACTAATTATTATACTCAGAAAAATTGCAGAAGACACTGCATTCATAAAAGCAGAACAGCAAGCACACTACGAAAAGGGGAAAatagagaacaagaaagaactCCTGAAAATTAAATATGGttgctaaagaaaaagaaaaattttattcaacAGAAATTTTGGAAGGCACTCAAGAAAATGTCTCAGAACATAAAGCAATGAAATGAacaacttaataaaaaaaaagaaacattctggATCTACCCAGAAGTCCAATATCCAACCAACATGAGTTTTACAAAGACAGaacagagaaaacagaggaaactGTCATGAAGAAAAAAGGATAACTTTTTCCAGAGATGAAGATAATCTTCTATTGTCTATCACTGGAAGACCTTGAAAGCATAGCACAAGTTATTAACCTTTTGCTTTCTGCCCCATATCCAGTGGTTAAAGTTATCTCTCaatcaatgtttaaaaattatctcCTAATAAAACCAAATATGGCTCATTATATATCATATAACTGATTGACTTATTCCTAAATGGAGCTCTGTTTGGTTGAGAAATTTTATGGCTCACAGAACAGGACTGACAGGGTTTAACTCACACTTACCTCCATGAGATGGAGAAGACGCCCACCAGCTGCTGTTTCCCCGTCATCCTCACAGTCCTGTAAGAAGGTCTGCTTATCCTCACAGTATATTCTAGAAATCCATATCACAGTGTTACACTTTGAAACCTTGAAATACTGAAGTAAATGTTATACCCCCTCATACTTGTTGCCATCAATTTACTTCCAAAAttagcatatttattttaaaaaatctttcttgaTATATATTGGTTTGATATATATTTCACTGATGATTTACTATCCAATATGCttccctttttatattctggaaagCTAAAATCAAGGGTACTTCCTTTGAATCAGAAATGCTACAATTTCAGAAAGTGAGCTTACACATATGAcactctctgcttcatttaatctTGAAGCTGAGATTAGATACAGTAGTCACTAAAAAACGTTTACTGAGAGTCAGCTGTCTGAACATTACACATAAGAGGCACTAACAAATGGTATAAAGGAAACAGCTGGTACACTGTCCTCAAAGAGCCTAAGCTCtagtgaaggagaaaaaaagtacattaaaaagatGGAGGTGATAAAACCAACctaaatcaatattttatacttttctaaagTCTTTATTCTAGCCACGAAGCATTTATCTTCCCCACTATAAGGAttataagatttatttttttccataatttCCCCCTGGATAGTTATCAGTATCAGAAATAAATCACAGTGTTTTTACCCATTTAAATTATCTAGAAAATTAGCATCTGGAATAATAAATAGGGCTACACTGTAGTTCAGCAAGCTTGGAAGCTAAGTAAGaggtataaaaagaaaacagtgccAGTTAAGATATGCCATCTAGTGGATTTTTTGGGCCCCTACAAATAGTAATATTCTATCTAGGACTAGGCAAATATAGCAAAGATATCTTTCCAGCTATTGTGATAAAAAGCCAAATACTACCTTATCTATACACCTAAGTCaactttattagttttattataccaattatattcattcattgattcgTTCATCTGTCTTTCCATCCACcaatccatctatccatccaccaatccatttatccattcatttactcagtaaatatttactgcccagttcaatctctgggttgagaagatcccctgcaggaggaaatggcaacccactccagggttcttgcctggaaaattccatggaaagaggagcctggcaggctacagtcatggggccacaaagtgtCAGCTAAGACTAAAgccactgagcacgcacgcatgcatatacacacacactgaaccAAGCTCTACTATTATTTAGAGTTGGCCTGATTTCAAGGAGAGAGAGTTAGTACTATTAAACAAAATTTTGTATGGCAAATTTAAGGTAAAAAGGAGTCAGGGATTGACTTTAaggaacaaaagaagaaatttaactATATAAATCAATActgttaggtttttgtttttttaaaaaagaagtaccaTGGACATTTTCACTACCCCTTTCCTCACATGCCAGGAAGACAAAGATGCAGCATCCAATACCTGTGTGGACCAATGGCCTGAAGAGTGCCCCGTAACTCCAAAGCAGGGACACAGCCCCAGAACCAGGAAGTAACCTTAAAAGGACCCGAAGCATTCAAAACACACAACACAAAGTCCATGGACCACATACAAGTTATTTCTTTAACTCCCAGTGGAGTCCTTTAAGCCTCCACTTTGTGCCTTTTTAGTCTTCTCTGACACACAATTCTGACAAGCTAAGTTCCTTCATTCCCAAATATCAATTATATAAGGGGGTGATTTGGAGGGGCTGTTACATGCAGTCAGCTGACATCTGTGAGAAGTGATAGTTGATCACCATCAATATGCAAAAATACTCAAGTACTTAAACCTGGGGCTTGAAATACAGTATCTGGCACATtacttattttcagttcagttcagtcatctagtcgtgtcccactctttgagacctcatgaatcgcagcaagacagccctccctgtccatcaccaactcccggagtttactcaaactcatgtccatcaagtcggtgatgccatccagccatctcatcctctgtcgtccccttctcctcctaccccaatccttcccagcatcagagtcttttccaataagtcaacccttcgcatgaggtggctaaagtactggagtttcagcttcagcatcagtccttccaaagaacacccaggactgatctcctttagaatggactggctggatctccttgtagtccaagggactctcaagagtcttctccaacaccacagttcaaaagcatcaattcttcggcactcagccttcttcacaatccaactctcacatccatacgtgaccactgaaaaaaccatagccttgactagacagacctttgctggcaaagtaatgtctctgcttttgaatatactatctaggttggtcataactttccttccaaagagtaagcgtcttttaatttcatggctgcaatcaccatctgcagtgattttggagcccaaagaaataaagtctgccactgtttccccatctatttcccatgaagtgatgggaccagatgccatgatcttcgttttctgaatgttgagtattaagccaactttttcactctcctctttcactttcagataacGTAAAATCAATATCATGTCCAGTGACTGTTGAAGGGGCAGCCACATAGCCGTGTATTGACAGGAATAAGATAGAGATAAATAACATTAAATTCTCAAATTCAGATCTATGACTTAATGATGATGTGATCTTGAAAAAGTTCACCTTTTTACAGGGGCACAATCACTTAAATAATTAGAATTAATGCATGTAAATTGAGTGCacagagtaggcactcaataaagaTGTGAACTAAATAAATGGTACCTATTAACAATTTTACAGCACATTCTAACCACTGAGAGCAACCACAATCTAATCTCTCCTTTTTACTGATGACCCTAACTCACTAAAACACCAAAATTCTATACCCTGATACTCTAATAAGTAGGGAATTGTGTAACAAATGGGTTTTTGGAAGATTTGGCATTTAATGGGATGTGACTTAGTAATATTAAAAAGTCAAGTGATAAATttttttgagttttctgaattttagaTAGCCTAGATTTTACAGATAGTCTCAATCACATTTTAAGTTTATACCAAATTCCTATGTCTATATTCTGATCTATTTTAGTCCTAAACTATGTTAAGTCTGtataaatttgaatatttaaaaaaatacaccctTCATCTCTTTACAACAAATTTTGCAGAGATTTGCATAAGACTTTCATACTCAAAGACGTGTAGTGAAAGAACCACTCCAAATTCACTGCTAATAGGAGCataaattggtttaaaaaaaacttcagaaaaaattTGGTAATATGGATTAAGAATTTCAAAAATGTTCACATTTTTTGATAATTCTACTTCCAGGAATCTATTCATTTTTTCCGTTTTAACTatacttctgtttcatttcaaaaaagaataggaaataaCCAGAacttatcctaaggaaataatctaAAAACTATACAAAGATGTTCACAGGACTATTCTTtacaatagtttaaaaaaatgaaaaacaaaaaggaaatggttaaataaattgtgGTGTGGAACCTCAAACAAGTATTACAAAgccattaaaataatgtttagaaAGCAATATAACAACATGGAAAAATGCTTTTGTTATATTAAGGAAAAACCTGGATACTAGAatgaagcattaaaaaataaactttgcatagaaaagatagaaaacattTCACAATATCAGTTACACTGAATGGCAGAGAATGGttaaccttttccttttttttctgccatttccaaatattttacacatgattATTACTTtaacaatggaaaaaagaaaacacataatgGATGTTTGTTTTGAATCATGCATCTgtttccccctcctttttttcttttttgacaaaCTGCACATTCCTAAAGTAGTGATGATCACTTACCGGTACGCATAGATGTTGTGGGTGGCACTAGCAATTTTCTTATTCTCATACAATTTGGCAAGAACCATTTTCACCTTAAAAGCAGCAACAATATAAATaaactgatatatattttttatttgctctgtaaatgctaaaaaaaaatcttaaagcatATTGATATACATACTGTTGAACTGAAATTAACACTTATTTAAAGAATCAACTACATTTTGAAAAAGCCATTTCCAAAGTTTTCTCCTCATTTTTAGGGGCAAAAACTGAATTACTCCAATTGGtacaaaaaaaaacagttctaGAATTTTTGAGCACCAGTTTTCAACAAATATCTGAGCAGTAACCATGTCCAAGATACTTGTATATAAGAAATTTTCCCCATACTGTAGAGAGAAAGTTAAGTGAGAATATGAGAATTTCTAGAAATGGCTCTGAAAATTTACTAGCGTGAGAGGTGCAGAGTAATGGTATGTTTCAAAACTTATGAAACCAAACTCTTCCTGGAAGAAATAAGGTTCAGAGAGGACATAACAAGAGCCAGAACTTGAAAGATAAGTGACAATTCTGCATCAAAACTGAAGAGTAGGGTGGGGCAAGAAGAAGTCATTCCTTCAGAGGAAAGAGCATGTACAAATGAACCAGATTTAGTAGGAAGAAATAAACAATGCTTAAGTTTAActggaggcttccctgatagctcagttggtaaagaatctgcttgcaatgcaggagaccctggttcaattcctcggtcgggaagatccgctagagaagggataggctacccactccagtattcctgggcttcccctgtggctcagctggcaaagaatctgcctgcagtgcagcagatctggattcgatccctggattggcaagatcccctggagaagggaaaggctacccactccaatattctggcctggagaattccatggacggtacagcccatggggtcacaaacaggcagacatgactgagcaactttcactttgggcttccctaatagctcagttggtaaagaatctgccggcaatgcaggagacccaagtttgattcctgggttgggaagatctgctggagaaagaataggcttcccactccagtatccttggggttccctgtggctcagctggtaaagaatccgcctgcaatgcaggagacctgggttcaattcctgggttgggaagatcccctgaagaagggaaaggctacccactccagtattttggcctggagaaatccatggactacatagtccatggggtcacaaagagtcagacatgactgagtgactctcacttagTTGAAATGGAACTCCAGATAAAccacaatatttttattataagtatGACCTATGCAAtaatgtttatctgaaattccaaTTTAGGTAGGTATCCTGGCAACCTTAGCAGGGACATAAAAGAGAAAGGTTCAGAAAGTGACCAACAATTTTATGTAGTTCTGCCTTTAGAGTATGAATGTAATGATAGATGTATCAGATGATTAACGCAGGGTCATATCACAAAGTGACTTGTATAACATGTTTGAATTTCTCCTTGCAGCCAAAGGAAATCAGCAAAGATTATTGAGTATGCGGGGGAAGAGTGACACGTGGTCAGATCTTCCAGAAAAGTAGTTGGCAAGGGGCACGGATAAAACTGGAGGTAGGAAGACTGAGTTAGAGACAGGGACACCAACTTGGATCAGAAATGATGCTATCTTGTGTTTCTCAGACTCAGATTCCTGATTAGTAAAATAAGTAGACACTGACCTCTAAGATTTATTTCAGCTCTCACAAATTATGATCCTCTAAGTCTAAGTGACTATAATCAGAAATGGAAAAGGGATCCAAGATGAAGAGATTCAGAATAGAATGTGTAAGGATTCTGGCAACAAGAGTATAAGTAATGGCCAAGGGCAAAACAGGGTTTCTGAGGGAAAATCTCAGAAGTTTGCACCAGAAGCTCTTATCCCAACCACaaattaatgaagaaaagaaCTTCCTCTTCCAGAGACTAACAGAGAATTAAAAGGCAACCTGGTGCAAAAAAGTATATCCCTATATATAGGGCTTTAGAAGAACTTGGAGAGACCAAAGGGAAGAAGACCGATGCTTACTCTAAGACTTCTCTGGTTAATTTAACTTCCTATGTGTACTGAAATTGTCTCTTACATTCATAAAGTTTAGGGTAGACTATAGCAgcaaggaagaagaaaacaattctgctgaagagactgagaaagacaaagaccTATGAATACCATTTTTGACTGAAAAGTTTCCCTAATGATATCCTTTGGTGGTTATCAGGTCACCTAAATTCAGAAagctgaaaggaaaaggaattcaGGTTGGAAAGACTGAGCTCAATCAGTCTGTCTACTGTCCCCCTACTTGGGTAACAACAAATCAGGCTAGGTTTTATAGAACTCCCCTGTGATATGACAAATGATTTTTTAACAAGTTAGTAAGCATCATAATTTTCTATGCCACCACAATgggtttttcttctttgaaaatccATTAGTTAAGCTCTAATCAGAGTCTGCATATAATTTTGAAAGCAGTCatcaacagaaataaatattCCATGATTCCCAATAATTTGGGGgtagaaaaatcagaaataatttttgtcttgaatgaaaattaaaagcaaaaacaaatatattattgcAAAACCATCTGCATGAATTACTTTGATAAAACAACATCAAAGTGAACTGGACACAGTAAATTTACCTGTTTGGGACAAACTACTGGAGCCAAGTGTGCCTGAAAAGTACTTCTTCGGTCTGTAATAGGAATGCCATGATCAATCGGAGGTAATTCTTCTATTTCTATAAATGTAAAGGattatgttactttttaaaattcttacataCAAATACTGAAAAACGGGCAAATGGTATAGCGGAGGGAGTTAGCAAAGAGATGTAAATTACATGGCCAATCAACTCAAATAACCAATACTGTTTGTCTGttaaattacaatttaaaatgtCCCCCCAGTATATCCTACATTAAGATAAAACTACTTGACTTATAAATGCTTTTCACCTGCTAAGTGGTCACCCAGTGAAAATGGCAGGTTGGCATGCAAATACTGGACTGTTTCAATAGTATAAGTTGGCATAATATCTAACTTTTAAGAGTATAAAGGAGTCCTGAGACCAAAAAGATCAGCTAATacagagtatttatttattttactgttgatggacctctgggttgggaaaccTATGACTTTACTTTGTATAGCTGTAATATAATGTTTTCTGCTAATAAAACCGTTCCTACTTCGTAGGACTGAATTAAATATATCAACAGGACACCATATTGGTATGCCATTGAGTACTTGATTTCCAGTTATTCTGCCCTTTAAACAAGCTTAagaacaattaattttttttctatctctaCAAGTTAGTTTACCTTACAAGTGATAAAATACTTCAACTAATTCATACAAAAATATTTCTGGAGCATTTCAAATAACTTGCCTCAAATCCCTGCTCTGGTTTATGGCAGGATTAGAATAAGAAGCCAGGTTTATGGAGGATGTTTGACCTTCCCCCGAGTTGTGTTGTCTTTTTGAAAGGATTGTGACCACTGTACTGGTACACTACTAAGGTCAATATGAACCGGATGTGATTTATTATGACTTTAATTTTCACTCTCTTTATAGTGAATCTTCTTTCTCTAAAGAAACCCTATGCCAAATCCACAAATATGTGAATGAATAAAATGGGAGCTACTCAGAGTGAAGCAGGGGCAGGTATCCTGGGTCTTGTCCCCCTACTCATGCACTTCTTTGTCCTCTCTCTTCCACTAATTTTGAGAAACTATGCAAGaactttaaattttcattcaCTATTTAAAAGGTACTATATGATAGCAGAGGAAACCTTCCCTATcttcaaagaaaatgaacatcCTCTCAGGTCTATCATGTTTTTGTAAGACAGGTGAGGAACTGACGATatcattcaaaattttaaaatactaaaatggaACATACTTTCTGATAGAAACAAAGAGCTAATTTATCACAGCAACCTATTCATAAGTTGAATACTACTCGATTATGGAACAAATTTGAGCAAAAACTAAAATCTTAAAGGCGTTTCATTAGCTTTAATTCAGTGGTTGCACCTTCAATTACTGTATTTATATTTGTTAGCACAGACTAAAATTTAACTCTGAGCCATCAGTAGatctaagattttaaaaatataaaaacagtatGAATTGAAAACAACATAGCTTGCTTAGTTTCAATTTCTCCCACCACTAATTCAAAActctaacagcaaaaaaaaaagaaaaactaagtttCTATTTTTGTCCTCACTATTCTGATAGACTTAGAAAACACCAAAATGACCAAGAGGCAGGAAAAATATAACCCAGTTCTCTGTAAATAAGAATTCCTTAAAATGTGACAGTTTACTAAATCTCtcagagatctaaccagtccattctgaaggagatcaacctgggatttctttggaaggaatgatgctaaagctgaagctccagtactttggccacctcatgcgaagagctgactcattagaaaagactctgatgctgggagggactgggggcaggaggagaaggggacgaccgaggatgagatggctggatggcatcacggactcgatggacgtgagcctgagtgaactccgggagatggtgatggacagggaggcctggagtgctgcgattcatgcggtcgcaaagagtcagacacgactgagcgactgaactgaactgcactgaactgacaCCATTCCAAAAACAAGTCATAGTGCTACccccctgtgctgtgctgagtcactcagctgtgtctgactcttggtgaccccatggactgtaagcataccaggctcctctgtccatggggattctccaggtaagaatacaagGGTGCgttactatgccctcctccaggcgatcttcccaacctagggattgaacccaggtctcccacattccaggtggattctttacgcctgggccaccagggaagcccaaggatactggagtgggtaccctatcctttctccaggatatcttcccaacccaggaatcgaaccgaggtctcctgcattgcaggtggattctttaccagttgacctaccagggaagccacatcaCTACTGTCCTCAAAATAAACTAATAACATTCACTATACCTGTTCGATTTTCACTGACATCAAAATCCAAAGTTTTAACTTGATTTTCTGGTTGACATGCTAAAACAAGATCATCTTCACATTCAACatcttcctcttcagttttcttctttacGTCTGGGCCTATGTGGATATGAGACATTATGACTGATCATACGACAATAAGAAATGACACTTAAAAAACTTTGAGTCTTCATCTCTAAACATCAGTCTTCAACAGAAGGAACCAGTGTTCACAAGTGGTTGTCTCCAGAGTTGGGACAAGGAACATGTAAGATGAGCTGGGACATCTTGTGATTGTAGAGAGTAAAGGAATGTTCAGAAAAAGATGGGAGCTTATAAAAATAACACAGGAGCCTACCTGCGAGCACTCTGAAAGGCCAAACCTGGAACAATCTGAGCAACAAAATAATGACAGTATGGAATTTTAGCTCACTAAATAAAATGAGTTCATTCTAAtgtaaataatcaaataaatgtgGAGAAGAGACATCTTGTTCTAACAATATAATTCCAATTAATCAtaccaagaaggaaagaaagaagtgaaaatcaCCATATTGTTACAACACCATATTGTTTATAAATATTGTTGGGAAGATACACTAATAGATACTAAAATCAGGGGGCGGGGGGATGACAGTTTGAAGACAAATAGGGTATTAGCACAGCCTCAAAGTATCTCCCCCAAGAGACTTATCAACTGTGATAATTTGATATGACAACCTAGATAGACCATGGTACACAGATACTTGGTCAAACACTATTTTACATATTTCTGCAAAGGTATTTCTTAGATGGAAACCACATTCAAATCAGTAGACTTAGcataaagcagattgccctccacaATGCAAAGGACTGACCTCCCAAGACAAGGAGGGAATTCTGCCAACATGCAGCTTTCATAAGCCTTGAGTTTCAATATCATTTCTTCTCTAGGTCTCCAGGCTGTCAGCCTACCTTGCAGATTTTGGACTTTCAAGCTTCTATAATtttgtgagccaattccttaaaatcaaTCAACCTCTCCCTCTGTCCCCAACCTTTCCTTCCCCTCACCTCTCTCTATAAATGttgagttggccaaaatgttcattcaggtttttctatcACATCTTATGGAaaccccaaacaaactttttgaccaacccaatacataGCTAcatccacacacatacatacatacatacatacataagacacacacattttattagtctgtttctctggaaaacctGACTAATACAGTAACTTTATAGTGGAGTCAGGTACCCCCTTAACCAAGGGATCAAGGTAAATATCACCAATAATAAAGCATACTGATATCATCAGCTCCTTGATATGGTACATACACTATGGAGGACACAATAtcatttctgtgatatttttgCCAAAATGCCTAGTCTTACTCCAATCATGAGAAAACAATGGACAAACTCAAGGTCATGAAAGGTCATAAAAGTCAAAGAAAGAATGGGGAACTATTTTTAGAGgagtaaggagaaaaaaatgcaacaaagAATCCTGGACCAGATCCTAGAACAGCAGAAGGAACACTAGTGAAAATATTGTTATATTGTATTTACCATCGCTTGCTTTCTGTTCTTAATAATTATACTATGGTTACATAAGACGCTACTCAGGGAAGCAGAGTGAGGGATACAGCAGC
The Capricornis sumatraensis isolate serow.1 chromosome 21, serow.2, whole genome shotgun sequence genome window above contains:
- the IMPACT gene encoding protein IMPACT codes for the protein MAEGDAGSDQRQNEEIEAMAAIYGEEWCVIDDCAKIFCIRISDDIDDPKWTLCLQVMLPNEYPGTAPPIYQLNAPWLKGQERADLSNSLEEIYIQNIGESILYLWVEKIRDVLIQKSQMTEPGPDVKKKTEEEDVECEDDLVLACQPENQVKTLDFDVSENRTELEIEELPPIDHGIPITDRRSTFQAHLAPVVCPKQVKMVLAKLYENKKIASATHNIYAYRIYCEDKQTFLQDCEDDGETAAGGRLLHLMEILNVRDVMVVVSRWYGGVLLGPDRFKHINNCARNILVEKNYTNSPEESSKALGKNKKVRKDKKRSEH